Proteins co-encoded in one Methanobrevibacter sp. genomic window:
- a CDS encoding formylmethanofuran dehydrogenase subunit B — protein MSYEPPVTDYDEIVENCTCAFCGCNCDDLDYLVKDGHVVAVRHACRLGASKIMEDMDQRLLVPMIRDENGELMEVDWDTALDKAAEYIANSVRPVFYGWSETSTECMKEGLELGEYIGAVLDNQATICHGPSLQAVQNAGYPIQTLGEVQNRADVVAYSGSNAMNSHPRHMARYAVFCRGYFRQRGRFDRTVVTMDPKFSDTAKMSDKWIGFEQNGDYGFYNAIRAVLRGKELYQDVISGIPKEDIYELVEEMKAAEFGVLFFGLGLTHTLSKQRNIDIAIKMVQDLNKYSKWGLTPMRGHFNVNGFNIFMAFETGFAFGVDFARGTPRYMLGETNTIDLLTRKEPDCFMVIAADPGAHFPNGANQHLADIPVIQIDIHWGPSTELADVVLPGSFIAVECGGTSYRMDGVPIWMKKAIDKPETCRDDEWIVRELKERVMKLRPEPNVAPKYVPNPNAL, from the coding sequence ATGAGTTATGAGCCACCTGTAACAGATTACGATGAAATTGTAGAAAACTGTACATGCGCATTCTGTGGATGTAACTGTGATGATTTAGATTATTTAGTAAAAGATGGTCATGTTGTAGCTGTAAGACACGCTTGCAGATTAGGTGCAAGTAAAATTATGGAAGATATGGACCAAAGATTATTAGTTCCTATGATTAGGGATGAAAACGGAGAACTTATGGAAGTAGACTGGGATACTGCTTTAGATAAAGCTGCAGAATACATTGCAAACTCTGTAAGACCAGTATTCTACGGTTGGTCTGAAACTTCCACCGAATGTATGAAAGAAGGTTTAGAATTAGGTGAATACATCGGTGCTGTATTAGATAACCAAGCTACTATCTGTCACGGACCAAGTTTACAAGCTGTTCAAAACGCAGGTTACCCTATTCAAACTTTAGGGGAAGTTCAAAACAGAGCAGATGTTGTTGCATACTCTGGAAGTAACGCAATGAACTCTCACCCAAGACACATGGCACGTTATGCTGTATTCTGTCGTGGATACTTCAGACAAAGAGGAAGATTCGACAGAACTGTTGTTACCATGGATCCTAAATTCTCAGATACTGCAAAAATGTCTGACAAATGGATTGGATTCGAACAAAACGGGGACTACGGTTTCTACAATGCTATTAGAGCTGTATTAAGAGGAAAAGAATTATACCAAGATGTAATTTCTGGAATTCCTAAAGAAGATATTTACGAATTAGTAGAAGAAATGAAAGCTGCTGAATTCGGTGTTTTATTCTTCGGTTTAGGTTTAACCCACACTTTATCAAAACAAAGAAACATTGATATTGCAATTAAAATGGTTCAAGACTTAAACAAATACAGTAAATGGGGACTTACTCCTATGAGAGGTCACTTTAACGTAAACGGTTTCAACATTTTCATGGCTTTCGAAACTGGATTTGCATTTGGTGTTGACTTCGCTAGAGGTACTCCAAGATATATGTTAGGAGAAACCAACACTATCGATTTATTAACCAGAAAAGAACCAGACTGTTTCATGGTTATTGCAGCTGACCCTGGTGCTCACTTCCCTAACGGAGCAAACCAACACTTAGCTGACATTCCTGTTATTCAAATCGATATCCACTGGGGACCTTCCACCGAACTTGCTGATGTAGTATTACCAGGTTCATTCATTGCGGTAGAATGTGGAGGAACAAGTTACCGTATGGACGGAGTTCCTATTTGGATGAAAAAAGCTATTGACAAACCAGAAACCTGTCGTGACGACGAATGGATTGTCAGAGAACTTAAAGAAAGAGTTATGAAACTCAGGCCGGAGCCAAATGTAGCTCCTAAATACGTGCCAAATCCAAACGCATTATAG
- a CDS encoding molybdopterin dinucleotide binding domain-containing protein encodes MHYANTYLEKPVVPDVKITGEGTTDVLKCMLNTGSDIYQGACKKRGSTLKEEYKNASGTCYMDPRDMAKLGVNNWDTVLVKTDWGEVVLNAAVSRDAPHEGTVFICKGPWANTIVSPDTYCCSDPTYKGIKCTVEKTDRKVLLMADLMRWVYKKYVDEDDDDVVENMESLGELPVYKGRKWKELIDHEL; translated from the coding sequence ATGCATTACGCTAATACTTATTTAGAAAAACCAGTAGTACCAGATGTAAAAATTACTGGAGAAGGTACCACTGACGTTCTCAAATGTATGTTAAATACTGGATCAGACATCTACCAAGGAGCTTGTAAGAAAAGAGGTTCAACCTTAAAAGAAGAATACAAAAACGCTTCAGGTACTTGTTACATGGATCCAAGAGACATGGCAAAATTAGGTGTAAACAACTGGGATACTGTACTTGTTAAAACCGACTGGGGTGAAGTTGTTTTAAACGCTGCAGTTTCAAGAGATGCACCTCACGAAGGTACCGTATTCATTTGTAAAGGACCTTGGGCTAACACCATCGTAAGTCCAGATACTTACTGTTGTTCTGACCCTACCTACAAAGGAATTAAATGTACTGTAGAAAAAACCGACAGAAAAGTATTACTCATGGCTGACTTAATGAGATGGGTTTACAAAAAATACGTCGATGAAGATGATGATGACGTAGTTGAAAACATGGAATCATTAGGAGAATTACCAGTATATAAAGGACGTAAATGGAAGGAGTTGATTGATCATGAGTTATGA
- a CDS encoding ferredoxin family protein translates to MELRVNQDNCLGCGVCVIACPVNARISPENAGGNGAKTEEVIMMVENGFIKLFTVENCEECGTCQMFCPVNAIWLE, encoded by the coding sequence ATGGAACTTAGAGTAAATCAAGATAATTGTTTAGGTTGCGGTGTTTGTGTAATCGCATGTCCTGTAAATGCTCGTATCAGTCCGGAAAATGCTGGTGGTAACGGAGCAAAAACTGAAGAAGTTATCATGATGGTAGAAAATGGATTCATTAAACTTTTTACTGTCGAAAACTGTGAGGAATGTGGAACATGTCAAATGTTCTGTCCTGTAAACGCTATATGGTTAGAATAG